One genomic region from Parerythrobacter aestuarii encodes:
- a CDS encoding GNAT family N-acetyltransferase gives MAEIVLETERLVLRPWKNEDRAPFAAMNADPEVMRYFLSTLGSSESDALVDRIRDHFVSRGFGLFALERKSDGAFLGFTGLSRGPDNTPVAEETEIGWRLARKFWRQGLAYEAASACIDWAWRSTDLSRIVSFTSGENEPSRCLMQKLGLTRRPELDFDSPSIPSDNPLCRQVVYAIERADARGQAERG, from the coding sequence ATGGCTGAGATCGTGCTGGAGACCGAGCGGCTGGTCCTGCGCCCATGGAAGAATGAAGACCGCGCTCCATTTGCTGCCATGAATGCCGATCCGGAAGTGATGCGATATTTCCTGTCAACGCTTGGGAGTAGCGAAAGCGATGCCCTGGTCGACCGTATCCGCGATCATTTCGTTTCGCGAGGATTCGGCCTGTTTGCGCTGGAAAGAAAGTCCGATGGAGCCTTTCTCGGCTTCACCGGCCTGTCTCGGGGGCCGGACAACACGCCGGTCGCCGAAGAGACGGAAATCGGCTGGCGCCTTGCACGCAAATTTTGGCGGCAAGGGCTTGCTTATGAAGCGGCTTCGGCCTGCATCGATTGGGCATGGCGCAGCACGGACCTGTCACGGATTGTATCATTTACGTCGGGCGAGAATGAGCCAAGCCGGTGTCTGATGCAGAAGCTTGGCCTGACGCGCCGCCCGGAACTGGATTTTGATTCTCCCTCCATCCCGTCCGACAATCCTTTGTGCCGCCAGGTCGTCTACGCGATTGAGCGGGCCGACGCGCGGGGGCAAGCAGAGCGTGGCTGA
- a CDS encoding GNAT family N-acetyltransferase, which translates to MADFRYETERLVLRDWQNEDWPQFWQGTNTPEVMRWLGGVCDYAKRQAAQDRLLSYERDHGHTFWCVERKADGAVLGFCGLKRSNQAGGPMGMMEVGWRLRQDAWGQGYAKEAAAASLDLAFNRFGADEVIAMTVDGNAPSWGLMLRLGMLRREDLDFANDEFDAETGVIIVYSISKDAWHG; encoded by the coding sequence ATGGCTGACTTCCGTTACGAGACCGAACGGCTGGTGTTGCGCGACTGGCAAAACGAGGATTGGCCGCAGTTCTGGCAAGGCACCAACACGCCCGAGGTCATGCGCTGGCTGGGCGGGGTGTGCGACTACGCCAAAAGGCAGGCGGCGCAAGACCGCTTGCTGTCCTACGAACGCGACCATGGCCACACCTTCTGGTGCGTCGAGCGCAAGGCGGATGGAGCGGTGCTCGGCTTTTGCGGGCTCAAGCGTTCGAACCAGGCCGGCGGGCCGATGGGTATGATGGAGGTCGGCTGGCGGTTGCGACAGGATGCGTGGGGGCAGGGCTATGCGAAAGAGGCGGCTGCCGCTTCGCTCGACCTCGCCTTCAACCGCTTCGGTGCAGACGAGGTCATCGCCATGACGGTCGACGGCAATGCGCCGAGCTGGGGGCTGATGCTGCGGCTGGGCATGTTGCGGCGTGAAGACCTCGACTTCGCCAATGACGAATTCGACGCCGAGACCGGCGTCATCATTGTCTATTCCATCAGCAAAGATGCGTGGCATGGCTGA
- the hemB gene encoding porphobilinogen synthase, translated as MTASYPNTRLRRTRANAWSRAMHRETVLTPADLIWPMFIVEGEGQEEPIASLPGVSRWSVDGIVARAKEAVALGIPCIALFPNTQPDRRSDDGKEAYNPDNLMCRAIKAVKDACGEDIGVLTDVALDPYTSHGQDGLLDDKGYVVNDATVAVLVDQAINQAEAGADVIAPSDMMDGRVKAIRMALEMGEHQNVQIMAYSAKYASAFYGPFRDAVGSGGLLKGDKKSYQMDPANALEALREIELDIAEGADSVMVKPGLAYLDIIWRAKDAFGVPVFAYQVSGEYALIEAGAAAGVGDRDALLMEKLMAFKRAGASGVLTYHAPVAARLLNG; from the coding sequence ATGACCGCAAGCTATCCCAATACCCGCCTGCGCCGCACTCGCGCCAATGCGTGGAGCCGCGCGATGCACCGCGAAACAGTACTGACTCCGGCTGATCTGATCTGGCCGATGTTCATTGTCGAAGGAGAGGGACAGGAAGAGCCAATCGCCAGTCTGCCGGGCGTTTCGCGCTGGTCGGTCGACGGGATCGTGGCCCGCGCAAAGGAAGCGGTGGCGCTGGGTATCCCCTGCATCGCGCTGTTCCCTAACACCCAGCCGGACCGGCGCAGTGATGACGGCAAGGAAGCCTACAACCCCGACAACCTCATGTGCCGCGCGATCAAGGCGGTGAAGGATGCCTGTGGCGAGGATATCGGCGTGCTGACCGACGTCGCGCTCGACCCCTACACCAGCCACGGGCAGGACGGCCTGCTCGACGACAAGGGCTACGTCGTTAACGACGCCACGGTGGCGGTGCTGGTCGATCAGGCCATCAACCAGGCCGAGGCCGGAGCCGACGTCATTGCCCCGTCCGACATGATGGATGGCCGCGTGAAGGCAATCCGCATGGCGCTGGAGATGGGCGAGCACCAGAATGTCCAGATCATGGCCTATTCGGCCAAATATGCCTCAGCTTTCTACGGCCCGTTCCGCGATGCGGTCGGCAGTGGCGGCCTGCTGAAAGGCGACAAGAAGAGTTACCAGATGGACCCGGCCAATGCGCTGGAGGCGCTGCGCGAGATCGAGCTCGACATTGCCGAGGGCGCAGACAGCGTGATGGTCAAGCCAGGCCTCGCCTATCTCGACATTATCTGGCGCGCGAAGGACGCCTTCGGCGTGCCGGTCTTTGCTTACCAGGTCAGCGGCGAATATGCCCTGATCGAAGCTGGCGCAGCAGCGGGTGTGGGCGATCGTGATGCGCTGTTGATGGAAAAGCTGATGGCCTTCAAGCGGGCGGGAGCGAGCGGCGTGCTGACCTATCATGCACCGGTCGCCGCCAGGCTCCTCAATGGCTGA
- a CDS encoding M23 family metallopeptidase: MLTLIRHRNRPRSKAGRVAYGKCRRLRGSKEAALYQARVETGVGIAPGDDDSGDWRAAALSHAQIIGEPRQRILQRAHSLREKYDSWRFEMGEKLDRIDLAPNLAEDIGSTHWLRGMATMVGLAALALSFWPSFNPLQAAPAQVLDETAREEFRSQAIMPLALGADSGSRMGATALVADLPSAPERPQVQLVATLVQGDSFERMLRRAGVGADDADRVVQLVSGAIPLGEIESGTQLDITLGRRSEAGATRPLEEMEFRARFDLALAIQRSESGNLALVRKPIRVDDTPLRIRGTVGSSLYRSARAAGAPASAVQQYLKAVGDYGDLDQVLRASDTFDMIVTYRRAATGERQAGELLYAGVERGGEAKTQLMRWGKDSRFYEASGVGEERSGLMRPVPGAVGSRFGMRRHPILGYRRMHSGLDYRAGYGTPIRAVTDGRVLSAGRAGGCGIAVKLSHGSGLQTRYCHMSRMAVNAGQSVRRGQVIGYVGSTGLSTGAHLHYEMYRNGRAIDPASVRYVTRAQLAGEELARFRARLAQIKTIETGAALEDLVKLPAEEEAPQREIDKLATRQAKHIGG; the protein is encoded by the coding sequence GTGTTAACTTTAATCCGCCATCGCAATCGCCCAAGGAGCAAGGCGGGTCGGGTCGCTTACGGCAAATGCCGCCGACTCCGGGGATCTAAGGAGGCCGCCCTGTACCAGGCGCGCGTAGAGACAGGAGTCGGGATCGCACCCGGCGATGACGACAGCGGCGACTGGCGCGCCGCAGCGCTCTCGCATGCTCAGATCATCGGTGAACCGCGCCAGCGCATTCTCCAGCGCGCCCATTCCCTGCGCGAGAAATACGACAGCTGGCGGTTCGAGATGGGCGAGAAGCTCGACCGCATCGACCTTGCCCCCAATCTTGCCGAAGACATCGGCAGCACGCATTGGCTGCGCGGCATGGCAACCATGGTCGGCCTTGCCGCGCTCGCCCTGTCGTTCTGGCCCAGCTTTAACCCACTGCAAGCCGCTCCTGCGCAAGTCCTCGACGAGACCGCGCGCGAAGAATTTCGCAGCCAGGCGATCATGCCGCTCGCACTCGGTGCCGATAGCGGCAGCCGCATGGGCGCAACTGCGCTGGTCGCAGACCTCCCTTCCGCTCCCGAGCGCCCCCAGGTCCAGCTCGTCGCGACCCTGGTCCAGGGCGACAGCTTCGAACGCATGCTACGCCGTGCCGGCGTGGGCGCTGACGATGCCGACCGCGTCGTGCAGCTGGTCTCCGGCGCGATCCCGCTTGGCGAAATCGAATCCGGCACCCAGCTCGACATCACGCTTGGCCGCCGCAGCGAGGCCGGGGCAACACGACCGCTCGAGGAGATGGAGTTTCGCGCCCGCTTCGACCTCGCGCTGGCGATCCAGCGCAGCGAGTCGGGCAATCTGGCGCTCGTCCGCAAACCAATCCGTGTCGATGATACACCATTGCGCATACGTGGAACGGTTGGCTCCAGCCTCTATCGCTCGGCTCGTGCAGCAGGAGCACCGGCCAGCGCGGTACAGCAATATCTCAAGGCAGTCGGCGACTATGGCGACCTCGACCAGGTCCTGCGGGCGAGCGACACCTTCGACATGATCGTGACTTATCGCCGGGCGGCAACCGGTGAACGGCAGGCGGGCGAACTGCTCTATGCCGGGGTCGAACGCGGAGGTGAAGCCAAGACCCAGCTGATGCGTTGGGGCAAGGACAGCCGGTTTTACGAGGCTTCAGGCGTTGGCGAGGAACGCAGCGGGCTGATGCGCCCGGTGCCCGGTGCCGTGGGATCGCGCTTCGGCATGCGCCGCCACCCGATACTTGGCTATCGCCGAATGCATTCGGGCCTCGACTATCGCGCCGGCTACGGCACCCCGATCCGTGCTGTCACCGATGGCCGGGTGCTTTCGGCCGGGCGCGCCGGCGGCTGCGGCATCGCCGTCAAGCTCAGCCATGGAAGCGGCTTGCAGACCCGCTATTGCCACATGAGCCGGATGGCCGTGAACGCCGGGCAGAGCGTGCGCCGCGGGCAGGTCATTGGCTATGTCGGTTCGACCGGCCTCTCGACCGGCGCGCATTTGCACTATGAAATGTATCGCAACGGCCGCGCCATCGATCCGGCCTCTGTACGCTATGTGACCCGCGCCCAGTTGGCCGGAGAAGAGCTGGCGCGCTTCCGTGCGCGGCTGGCACAGATCAAGACCATCGAGACCGGCGCTGCGCTGGAAGACCTCGTCAAGCTGCCGGCCGAAGAAGAAGCGCCTCAGCGCGAGATCGACAAGCTGGCGACGCGCCAGGCCAAGCATATCGGCGGCTGA
- a CDS encoding helicase-related protein has product MTDSTIRAVLGPTNTGKTHLAIERMCGHSSGAIGFPLRLLAREVYDRVVAIKGEKQVALITGEERIEPPDARYFLCTAEAMPRLGGGHAFIALDEAQLAADRERGHVFTDRLLHARGREETMLLGASTLEPMLKSLVPEAQVETRPRFSTLTHIGARKLSRLPPRSAIVGFSAEQVYTVAEMLRRFRGGAAVVMGALSPETRNKQVELFQSGEVDYIVATDAIGMGLNLDVTHIAFASLTKFDGVSQRRLTPAEMGQIAGRAGRHQKDGTFGTLAGGRGQVPELTDEEIFAIEEHRFAPLTHLYWREAEPRFDTLAVLIGDLDAAPQEKGLRGAPEAIDLAVLKKLAEEPLGASIRGAGMVRRFWEACSLPDFRQSGADTHARFVARLWQDLREGYLGADYVAARIAELDNMQGDIATLQGRIAAIRSWAYICQRPDWVLARDEMAARARGVEAKLSDALHARLTERFVNRRTAILMKNLGNDPNLLPVTLDDDGGLLVEGELIGTVTGFRFAVDANANVSDRKMLLSAGEKALPRILAEQAKRLRESGFEGVTLERGVIRWVGQVVASLDTGSSVLEPCLEPVRELDKLEDGEKARFLAALSDWVKQQLVSLEPLAKLEEASKDPNAGSEARALLLNLIAGHGLVPREKAGIQHLPKEMRPYLRKLGVTFGALDVFAPALLKPAPRLALNKAGIDRRPLEEAMRSVLPGSRQVPAGYRPAGDQLIRVDVAEKLLRAAHDVRGKKPDAKNVIIDPSLAVSTGLTEASFRRLLGAAGFRLHGSKALAEGALGPPAPDRWSWRPGAIKRHGQKQSSGASHGKTGGKKGSKRKSAPNKQGPVAGSPFADLAKLVR; this is encoded by the coding sequence GTGACCGACAGCACCATCCGGGCGGTCCTCGGGCCCACCAACACCGGCAAGACCCATCTCGCGATCGAGCGGATGTGCGGCCATTCGAGCGGAGCGATCGGCTTCCCGCTGCGGCTGTTGGCGCGCGAAGTCTATGACCGGGTTGTCGCCATCAAGGGCGAGAAGCAGGTCGCCCTGATCACCGGCGAGGAGCGGATCGAGCCGCCGGATGCCCGCTATTTCCTGTGTACTGCTGAAGCCATGCCCAGGCTGGGTGGTGGGCACGCCTTCATCGCGCTGGACGAAGCGCAACTCGCTGCCGATCGCGAGCGCGGGCATGTTTTCACGGACAGGTTGCTGCATGCCCGGGGGCGCGAAGAAACGATGCTGCTCGGAGCTTCGACTCTGGAGCCGATGTTGAAATCGCTGGTGCCCGAGGCGCAAGTCGAGACCCGGCCACGCTTCTCCACCCTCACCCATATCGGCGCGCGCAAGCTGTCGCGGCTGCCGCCGCGCAGCGCCATTGTCGGCTTCAGCGCCGAGCAGGTTTACACCGTGGCAGAGATGTTGCGCCGCTTTCGCGGTGGCGCGGCGGTGGTGATGGGCGCGCTAAGCCCGGAAACCCGCAACAAGCAGGTCGAGCTGTTTCAGTCGGGCGAGGTCGACTACATCGTCGCCACCGATGCCATCGGCATGGGGCTGAACCTTGACGTCACCCATATCGCCTTCGCTTCGCTGACCAAGTTCGACGGGGTGAGCCAGCGGCGGCTGACCCCGGCAGAGATGGGACAGATCGCCGGGCGCGCGGGGCGGCACCAGAAGGACGGTACCTTCGGCACACTCGCAGGCGGGCGCGGACAGGTGCCAGAGCTGACCGACGAAGAGATCTTCGCCATAGAAGAACACCGCTTCGCACCCCTCACCCATCTTTACTGGCGCGAGGCCGAACCGCGTTTCGATACGCTCGCCGTACTGATCGGCGACCTCGATGCGGCGCCGCAAGAGAAGGGGCTGCGCGGCGCTCCTGAAGCGATCGATCTGGCTGTGCTCAAGAAGCTGGCGGAAGAACCGCTCGGTGCATCGATCAGGGGGGCCGGTATGGTCCGCCGTTTCTGGGAAGCCTGCTCCCTCCCCGATTTCCGCCAGTCGGGGGCCGATACCCACGCCCGCTTCGTCGCCCGACTGTGGCAGGATTTGCGCGAAGGCTACCTCGGGGCGGACTATGTCGCGGCGCGCATTGCCGAGCTTGACAATATGCAAGGCGACATTGCCACGCTACAGGGGCGCATCGCGGCAATCCGCAGCTGGGCCTATATCTGCCAGCGGCCCGACTGGGTGCTCGCCCGCGACGAGATGGCCGCCCGCGCCCGTGGCGTGGAGGCCAAGCTGTCCGACGCGCTGCACGCGCGGCTGACGGAAAGATTTGTCAATCGAAGGACCGCGATCCTGATGAAGAACCTGGGCAACGACCCGAACCTGCTTCCCGTCACGCTCGACGATGACGGCGGCCTGCTGGTCGAAGGCGAACTTATCGGCACCGTCACCGGCTTCCGCTTTGCTGTCGATGCCAACGCCAATGTCTCTGACCGCAAGATGCTGCTCTCGGCAGGCGAAAAAGCCCTGCCCCGCATCCTCGCCGAACAGGCGAAGAGGTTGCGCGAAAGCGGGTTCGAGGGCGTGACGCTGGAGCGCGGCGTTATTCGCTGGGTCGGACAGGTCGTGGCGAGCCTCGACACCGGATCATCGGTGCTGGAACCGTGCCTCGAGCCGGTCCGCGAGCTGGATAAGCTCGAAGACGGCGAGAAAGCACGCTTCCTTGCTGCGTTGAGCGACTGGGTGAAACAGCAGCTCGTTTCGCTCGAACCGCTGGCGAAGCTGGAAGAGGCCTCCAAAGACCCGAATGCAGGCTCGGAAGCGCGCGCGCTGCTGCTCAACCTCATTGCCGGGCACGGGCTTGTTCCGCGCGAGAAAGCCGGGATCCAGCACCTGCCCAAGGAGATGCGGCCATACCTGCGCAAGTTGGGCGTGACGTTCGGGGCGCTCGATGTGTTTGCGCCGGCCTTGCTCAAGCCCGCACCCCGGCTCGCGCTCAACAAGGCCGGAATAGACCGTCGACCGCTTGAAGAAGCAATGCGCTCGGTCCTTCCGGGCTCACGCCAGGTCCCAGCCGGCTATCGACCGGCCGGCGACCAGCTGATCCGGGTCGATGTGGCGGAGAAACTGCTGCGAGCCGCGCATGACGTGCGCGGCAAGAAGCCCGATGCGAAAAATGTGATCATCGATCCTTCTCTGGCGGTATCGACCGGGCTGACGGAAGCGAGCTTTCGGCGCTTGCTGGGTGCAGCCGGCTTCCGGCTGCATGGGAGCAAGGCGTTGGCCGAAGGCGCATTGGGCCCGCCCGCGCCTGACCGCTGGAGCTGGCGGCCCGGCGCTATCAAGCGCCATGGCCAGAAGCAAAGCAGCGGTGCGTCCCATGGTAAGACCGGCGGCAAGAAAGGCAGCAAGCGCAAATCCGCACCCAATAAGCAGGGTCCGGTTGCGGGCAGCCCGTTTGCCGATCTCGCCAAGCTGGTTCGGTAG
- a CDS encoding RNA-binding S4 domain-containing protein, translating into MRLDLALTRLRFTKTRSTARALVEAGHLRVNGQRVTQSSRSISVGDVLTLPRGKSVAVVQLLTLPERRGPPAEAQSCYRTLDPTGETAIAKDNSQDIKGNLSP; encoded by the coding sequence ATGCGGTTAGATTTGGCGCTGACACGGTTGCGGTTCACCAAGACCCGCAGCACTGCACGCGCGCTGGTCGAAGCCGGGCATTTACGGGTCAACGGACAGCGTGTCACCCAATCCAGCCGTTCAATCTCTGTCGGTGACGTGCTGACACTCCCGCGCGGCAAGTCGGTGGCCGTCGTCCAGCTGCTGACCTTGCCCGAACGGCGCGGTCCGCCCGCTGAAGCACAAAGCTGCTATCGGACGCTTGACCCCACAGGGGAAACCGCCATAGCGAAGGATAACAGTCAGGATATCAAGGGGAACCTCTCGCCATGA
- the fdxA gene encoding ferredoxin FdxA, whose protein sequence is MTYVVTDACIKCKYTDCVEVCPVDCFYEGENMLVINPSECIDCGVCEPECPAEAILPDTEDGLEKWLEINTKFSAEWPNITQKKEPPADADDHKGEEGKYEKFFSEEPGEGD, encoded by the coding sequence ATGACCTATGTCGTCACCGACGCCTGCATCAAATGCAAATACACCGACTGCGTCGAGGTCTGTCCGGTCGATTGCTTCTATGAAGGCGAGAACATGCTCGTCATCAATCCGTCGGAATGCATCGACTGCGGCGTTTGCGAGCCTGAATGCCCGGCCGAGGCGATCTTGCCCGATACGGAAGACGGGCTGGAAAAATGGTTGGAGATCAACACCAAGTTCTCTGCCGAGTGGCCCAATATCACCCAGAAGAAGGAACCGCCGGCAGACGCCGACGACCACAAGGGCGAAGAAGGCAAGTACGAAAAGTTCTTCAGCGAAGAACCCGGCGAAGGCGACTAA
- a CDS encoding CarD family transcriptional regulator produces MAAQAPAFDVGDYVVYPKHGVGRVIELQSEEIAGMQLELYVLRFEKERMTLRVPVNKVESIGMRKLSSDKTLKEAMETLKGKPKVKRTMWSRRAQEYEAKINSGEIVLIAEVTRDLFRPDDQPEQSYSERQIFEAASSRLARELAAMEKTDEPTALEKILDVLREHAPQYYENTEDA; encoded by the coding sequence ATGGCAGCCCAGGCTCCCGCCTTCGATGTTGGCGATTATGTTGTTTACCCCAAGCACGGCGTAGGTCGTGTGATCGAACTGCAGAGCGAGGAAATTGCCGGCATGCAGCTCGAGCTCTACGTGCTGCGGTTCGAGAAAGAGCGGATGACCCTGCGCGTTCCCGTCAACAAGGTCGAATCGATCGGCATGCGCAAGCTGTCGAGCGACAAGACGCTGAAGGAAGCGATGGAAACGCTCAAGGGCAAGCCCAAGGTCAAGCGCACCATGTGGTCGCGCCGTGCCCAGGAATACGAAGCCAAGATCAACTCGGGCGAGATCGTGCTGATCGCCGAAGTGACCCGCGACCTGTTCCGCCCCGACGACCAGCCCGAACAGAGCTATTCGGAACGTCAGATCTTCGAAGCGGCGTCCAGCCGCCTCGCCCGCGAACTCGCAGCGATGGAGAAGACCGACGAGCCGACCGCGCTCGAGAAGATCCTCGACGTGCTGCGCGAACATGCGCCGCAATATTACGAGAACACCGAAGACGCCTGA
- a CDS encoding head GIN domain-containing protein, which produces MLNTFFKKLLPVAALGFGLAVSGCDGMNIQIGDSDGVPLSELDMSGDAPTGIVLAGPDTVIVTEGDDLAIDVEGDDDAVDALRFSLEDGTLGIMRDKDGWSETGTAIVRVTMPLPEDIVIAGSGRAEVPGLAERAEVTIAGSGKAIVSDIKSERLEVTIAGSGDFEASGTAERMEMTIAGSGKGRMADLKVDRAEITIAGSGDAEFSSDGRVEANIVGSGDVTVNGRAKCSIDAVGSGTLNCREGASTAEDAESEDAATEEDTGETDATETE; this is translated from the coding sequence ATGCTGAACACCTTTTTCAAGAAGCTCCTGCCGGTTGCGGCGCTGGGCTTCGGCCTCGCCGTTTCCGGCTGCGACGGGATGAACATCCAGATCGGCGATAGCGATGGCGTGCCGCTGTCAGAACTCGACATGAGCGGCGATGCGCCCACCGGTATCGTCCTCGCCGGGCCGGATACCGTCATCGTGACCGAAGGCGACGACCTGGCGATCGACGTCGAAGGCGATGACGATGCGGTCGATGCGCTGCGTTTCTCACTCGAGGACGGCACGCTCGGGATCATGCGTGATAAGGATGGTTGGTCGGAAACCGGCACAGCCATTGTCCGCGTCACCATGCCGCTGCCCGAAGACATCGTGATCGCCGGTTCGGGCCGGGCTGAAGTTCCCGGCCTGGCCGAGCGCGCCGAAGTGACCATTGCCGGCTCTGGCAAGGCCATCGTCAGCGATATCAAGTCCGAGCGGCTCGAAGTGACCATCGCCGGATCGGGCGATTTCGAAGCCAGCGGGACCGCCGAGCGGATGGAGATGACAATCGCCGGTTCGGGCAAGGGCCGCATGGCCGATCTCAAGGTCGATCGCGCCGAGATCACCATCGCCGGATCGGGCGATGCCGAATTTTCCTCCGATGGCCGGGTCGAAGCCAATATCGTCGGCTCTGGCGATGTGACCGTGAACGGCCGCGCCAAGTGCTCGATCGACGCTGTCGGCTCCGGCACGCTCAACTGCCGCGAAGGTGCAAGCACCGCCGAGGACGCCGAGAGTGAAGATGCGGCGACCGAGGAAGATACCGGCGAAACAGACGCTACCGAAACCGAGTAA
- a CDS encoding L-threonylcarbamoyladenylate synthase: MPGKNATETLLADAEGIRRAAAILAAGGLVAMPTETVYGLAARADSAEAVAKIYEAKGRPSFNPLIVHVRDETHAQEFSTWPNGAQVAVMTEWPGPLTLVVPKRPDAKLAGAVTAGLETVALRCPSHPVMQALLHEVDFPLAAPSANRSGFISPTTAQHVLASLDGRIDLVLDAGPTNAGIESTILAIRDDGKWQELRPGPVDLDRLHEHYFDLPMPQPPGGEVIEAPGQLASHYAPGKPVRLNAILADADEFHIGFGVVDGDTTLSATGDLFQAAANLYDCLHQAAASAESRIAVAPVPNQGVGKAINDRLRRAAA; the protein is encoded by the coding sequence ATGCCCGGCAAGAACGCTACGGAAACGCTATTGGCCGATGCCGAAGGGATTCGGCGCGCGGCAGCGATTCTGGCGGCGGGCGGTCTGGTCGCGATGCCTACCGAGACGGTCTATGGCCTCGCCGCACGCGCCGACAGCGCCGAGGCGGTGGCGAAGATCTATGAGGCCAAGGGCCGACCGAGCTTCAACCCGCTGATCGTGCATGTGCGTGACGAAACCCATGCCCAAGAGTTTTCAACCTGGCCGAATGGCGCGCAGGTCGCGGTCATGACAGAGTGGCCGGGTCCGCTGACACTCGTGGTGCCGAAAAGGCCAGACGCGAAGTTGGCTGGGGCAGTGACCGCAGGATTGGAAACTGTTGCTCTCAGATGCCCTAGCCACCCAGTCATGCAGGCATTGCTCCACGAGGTCGACTTTCCTCTGGCGGCTCCGTCAGCCAACCGCAGCGGTTTCATTAGCCCAACTACAGCGCAGCATGTCCTTGCTTCTTTGGACGGCCGGATAGACCTTGTCCTCGATGCCGGACCCACAAATGCCGGCATTGAATCGACGATTCTGGCAATTCGCGATGATGGGAAATGGCAGGAACTGCGCCCCGGGCCAGTCGATCTCGATCGGCTACATGAACACTATTTCGACTTGCCTATGCCCCAGCCACCAGGCGGGGAGGTGATCGAAGCGCCAGGACAACTCGCCAGTCATTATGCTCCGGGGAAGCCAGTCCGGCTCAACGCAATTCTGGCAGATGCAGATGAGTTCCATATCGGCTTCGGTGTTGTGGATGGCGACACGACGCTTTCCGCAACTGGCGATTTATTTCAGGCCGCTGCCAACCTGTATGACTGTTTGCATCAGGCGGCAGCGTCAGCAGAATCACGAATTGCGGTGGCCCCGGTCCCCAACCAAGGGGTTGGAAAAGCAATAAACGATCGCCTGCGTCGCGCAGCGGCCTGA